The Amycolatopsis methanolica 239 nucleotide sequence CGATCATGCTGGTGCCACCCCTGCTGCGCAGCGGGTTCAGGTTCAAGTGGCGCTGGGGCATCGACAAGCGCATGAAGGAGTTCGGCGGCCTCGCGCTGTGGATCCTCGGCTATGTCGCGGTCAGCCAGATCGGCTTCACCGTCAACACCCGTGTGCTGACCAGCGGTGACCCGGGTGGTGTGACGATCTACTCGAACGCCTGGCTGCTGTTCCAGCTGCCGTACGGCGTCATCGGCGTCTCGCTGCTGACCGCGATCATGCCACGGCTGTCGCGCAACGCCGCCGACGGCGACACCCGCAAGGTGGTCGCCGACCTGTCCTACGCCTCCCGCATCTCGACGGTGATGCTCGTGCCGATCGCCGCGGTGATGTCGGTGATCGGCACCTCGGTGGGTGTCGCGCTGTTCAGCGGCGGGGAGAACTCGACCGCGGAGGCGTCGCGGCTGGGCGAGGCGCTGGCCATCTCGGCGTTCGGCCTGCTGCCGTACGCGCTGGTGATGCTGCAGCTGCGGGTGTTCTACGCGATGAAGGACGCGCGCACGCCAACGCTGATCATGGTCGTGATGACCCTGGTCAAGATCCCGCTGCTGTACCTGTGCCCGGTGCTGCTGTCGGACCAGAACATCGTGCTGGGCGCGATGATGGTCAACTCGCTGACGTTCGTGGTCGGGGCGATCATGGGCCAGGTCTGGCTGTGGGTGAGCTTGGGCAACCTGCGCAGCAAGCGCGTGCTGGGCGTCATCCTGTTCACCGTCGTGGCGAGCGGCCTGGGTGTGCTGGCCGCGGTCGCGGCCGGCTGGGTGGTCCCGGACTTCGGCGAGCGGCTGACCGCGTGGATCAAGCTGATCCTGCAGGGCATCGTGGGTCTCGGTGTGTCGTTCGGCGTACTGGCGCTGCTCAGGGTGGACGAGCTGTCGCCGGCCACGAAAAGAATCACCCGATTGATCAAGCGCGGGTAACGAACCACTCACGGATAACCCTGTCTCACCCCGTGTGTTCACGTACCCTCGACCACAGGGCGCGGGAAAGAGAGCGTGGGGTGAACGAGAAGCGGAGCGAGCAGTCCGGTCCGATCCGGACGGGCGTCCGCGCGAGGGGAGGCTCCCTCGCGCCGGGCAGCGTGGTCGGAGACGGCCGGTACCGGTTGCTCGCCCAGTTCGGCATCGACGAGCGGGCGGGCGCCCACCTGTGGCGTGCGCGGGACGGCCAGCTGCGGCGGGACGTCGCGCTGACGCTGCTCGTCGGCGACCCCGCGGACGCCGAAGCCGCGCGTCAGGCCCGCAAGACCCTCGAACGCGCCACGCACGCGGCCAAGTTCAACCACGAAGCGGTCGCCAGAGTGCTCGACGTACTCACCCTCGGCAACGGCATCACCTCGGGTGAGGGCCTGCTGGGCGTCGTGGTCACCGAGTGGACCAAGGGCACCGACCTGATCGACCTGGTCGCCGACCGGCCGGTCCAGCCGCTCGCCGCGGCCCGGATGGTCCAGCGGCTCGCCGAGGCTGTCGAGCGGGCCCACCACTCCGGTCTCGTGCTCGGTCTGGACCACCCGCAGCGCCTGCGGCTGACCACCGAGGGCTCGCTCCGCCTGGCGTTCCCCGGCCCGCTGCCGGACGCGACGCTGCGCGACGACGTGAAGGCCATCGGCGGGATCCTGTACCTGCTGCTCACCGGCCGCTGGCCGCTGCCGGGCGGGCCGGCCGCGATCCCGGCGGCGCCGCACGCCCCGAACGGACGGCTCGTCCCGCCGCGCTCGCTGCAGCCCTCGGTGCCGCAGGAGCTGTCGTCGCTGGCGGTGCGCACGGTCGAGGACGGCGGCCCGGGTGGCATCCGCACCAGCGCGGCGATCGTGCGCGCGCTGGAGATGGCGGCCGAGGCCGAGGAGCGGACGCAGCTGATCAAGGCCCAGATGGAGGCCGACGGCGACGGCACGATCTGGACGACGAAGAAGCCGGTGAAGGACCGCGCGCGGCGCCGCAAGCTGGCGCTCGGCGTCACCGTGCTGGTCGTCGCCGCGGTCGCGATCCTGGCCTGGCTCGGCATGCTGGCGATCAGCTTCTTCCAGGACGACCCCAGCTCGGGCGGCCCGCCGATCAACGTGGCCAACCCGACCCCGACGGCGTCCGCGTCGGCCCCGGTCAACCCGTCGCCGAACCAGCCGCCGTCGACCGGCGGGCAGGCGCAGATCGGCGCCGCGGTCGGCCCGGCGAGCGTCACGGTCTACAACCCGGACGGCAACGGCGACAACACCAGCCGGGCCCGCAACACGGTCGACGGCGACCCCACCACGATCTGGCGGACCGACCAGTACCGGCAGCAGTTCCCGGCCATCAAGGAGGGCGTCGGGCTGCTGGCGAGCTTCGACAAGCCGATCAACCTGGCGAAGATCACGGTGGCCGCGGACAGCCCGGGCACCTCGATCGAGGTCCGGCTGGCCGACTCGCGCAACCCGGAGCTGGCCGACACCCGCGTGATCGGCACGGCCACGTTGAACGGGCAGACCACCGACATCACCCTTCCGCAGCCCCAGCAGGCGCAGTACGTGATCATCTGGATCACTCAGCTGAGTGACACGGACAAGGGCTACCAGTCACAGATAGGCGAATTGACCTTCCTCCCCGCCCAGTAGGGTGCTGCGGGTGACCGCAGCTGCACCAACGGACGCCGACCTCATCGCGGCGCACGCGTCGGGGGACCCGCACGCGTTCAGCGAACTGGTCCGGCGGCATCGGGACCGCATGTGGGCGGTGGCCCTGCGCACCCTGCGCGACCCCGAGGAAGCCGCCGACGCTCTGCAGGACGCCTTCATCTCCGCCTTCCGCGCCGCCGCGAACTTCCGCGCGGAATCCCAGGTCACGACCTGGTTGCACCGGATCGTGGTCAACGCCTGCCTGGACCGGGTCCGGCGCAGG carries:
- the murJ gene encoding murein biosynthesis integral membrane protein MurJ, with amino-acid sequence MPFGAPPLPPNDPDATMLIPRISGVQGGNRWPVADPDVLRPYDALATRMMPRISASPSTSFGEGPGLDATGFHAPVEAPEKPAAPSLAKSSSRIAIASLISRITGFLWKIMLVWAVGTGVVNDSFNIANTLPNIVFELLLGGVLSSVVVPLLVRSQDDKDGGLAYTQRMLTVAFVLLVIGTVVAVAAAPWLTSLYLDGEPGKTSSDLTTAFARLLLPEILFYGLFALLSAVLNAKQIFGPPAWAPVVNNLVVIFTLAVFMLTPGEITFNPVEMSQPKLLLLGIGVTMGIVVQAIMLVPPLLRSGFRFKWRWGIDKRMKEFGGLALWILGYVAVSQIGFTVNTRVLTSGDPGGVTIYSNAWLLFQLPYGVIGVSLLTAIMPRLSRNAADGDTRKVVADLSYASRISTVMLVPIAAVMSVIGTSVGVALFSGGENSTAEASRLGEALAISAFGLLPYALVMLQLRVFYAMKDARTPTLIMVVMTLVKIPLLYLCPVLLSDQNIVLGAMMVNSLTFVVGAIMGQVWLWVSLGNLRSKRVLGVILFTVVASGLGVLAAVAAGWVVPDFGERLTAWIKLILQGIVGLGVSFGVLALLRVDELSPATKRITRLIKRG
- a CDS encoding protein kinase family protein, with the protein product MNEKRSEQSGPIRTGVRARGGSLAPGSVVGDGRYRLLAQFGIDERAGAHLWRARDGQLRRDVALTLLVGDPADAEAARQARKTLERATHAAKFNHEAVARVLDVLTLGNGITSGEGLLGVVVTEWTKGTDLIDLVADRPVQPLAAARMVQRLAEAVERAHHSGLVLGLDHPQRLRLTTEGSLRLAFPGPLPDATLRDDVKAIGGILYLLLTGRWPLPGGPAAIPAAPHAPNGRLVPPRSLQPSVPQELSSLAVRTVEDGGPGGIRTSAAIVRALEMAAEAEERTQLIKAQMEADGDGTIWTTKKPVKDRARRRKLALGVTVLVVAAVAILAWLGMLAISFFQDDPSSGGPPINVANPTPTASASAPVNPSPNQPPSTGGQAQIGAAVGPASVTVYNPDGNGDNTSRARNTVDGDPTTIWRTDQYRQQFPAIKEGVGLLASFDKPINLAKITVAADSPGTSIEVRLADSRNPELADTRVIGTATLNGQTTDITLPQPQQAQYVIIWITQLSDTDKGYQSQIGELTFLPAQ